One Halarcobacter ebronensis genomic window carries:
- a CDS encoding RelA/SpoT family protein, which yields MDPFIQKVQSINTLDDAIALLHHETRVSPKLEEIIDFAIKAHEGQFRKSGEPYVIHPILVATVVSHFSTAEDVIASALLHDVVEDTKYSLEFVRDKWGDGVAHLVDGLTKIDAIREHELIPSDSDKRIISSAMTFRKMLIASIDDVRVLIVKLCDRLHNMLTLSALPENKQQRIAEETLVVYVPIAHRLGISTVKNTLEDLAFSYIYPNEYKKIDDFMVEHQHAMQLSFNKFISSTKKVLEKNGFDLNQVQIYSRIKHYYSIYLKMQRKGVTIDEILDLLAIRILVPEDIDCYKVLGFLHLEYKPLISRFKDYVATPKENGYQTIHTTVFYNSKIYEVQIRTFEMNKVAEYGIAAHWKYKSGLKHQPNLNWLKSLEYSNDNVEEFYQDTKDDLYAEEIVVYSPHGDTFNLPRGSTAYDFAYAVHTDVGKNAIECYINKIKKPLLTELHSSDIVSIKTVDYAIPRCSWLDLVKTNRAKKQIRLLCSQRIKEIDELTGRNIINTVFSKYMDNVTSIYKFDSLFKVPQIIDYFKHVKHEIEKKIIEDRGFVARFKIYTTKIKKFKFDNMILYSNFSINSVSFDHCCHPKFGDEIVAFRDGNKAVIHHKMCDKAYKKIMSNEQMLLCKWTKDTLYQYKMVVSLPNTKGELARLLSYMSQYEGYILSVDYGRERHSYRQYCDIEFEINIANVEEVRKIIEKKAKVIEFFSKKDAYTKK from the coding sequence ATGGATCCATTTATTCAAAAAGTCCAAAGTATTAATACTTTGGATGATGCTATAGCACTACTTCACCACGAAACAAGAGTTAGCCCAAAACTTGAAGAGATAATTGACTTTGCAATAAAGGCACATGAAGGTCAATTTAGAAAGAGTGGTGAACCTTACGTTATTCACCCAATTTTAGTTGCAACTGTTGTCTCACACTTCTCAACTGCTGAAGATGTAATTGCTTCTGCATTACTTCATGATGTGGTGGAAGATACAAAATACTCTTTAGAGTTTGTTAGAGATAAATGGGGAGATGGTGTTGCCCATTTGGTTGATGGATTAACAAAAATTGATGCAATAAGGGAACATGAGCTTATTCCATCGGATTCTGACAAAAGAATCATCTCTTCAGCAATGACTTTTAGAAAAATGCTTATTGCTTCAATTGATGATGTAAGAGTTTTAATAGTAAAACTTTGTGATAGATTACACAATATGCTTACCCTTTCAGCTCTTCCTGAAAACAAACAACAAAGAATAGCGGAAGAGACTCTTGTAGTTTATGTACCAATTGCTCACAGGCTTGGGATATCAACAGTTAAAAATACTTTGGAAGATTTAGCATTTTCATATATTTACCCAAATGAGTATAAAAAGATTGATGATTTTATGGTAGAACATCAACATGCAATGCAACTATCTTTTAATAAATTTATCTCTTCAACAAAAAAAGTTTTAGAGAAAAATGGTTTTGATTTAAACCAAGTACAAATCTACAGCAGAATTAAACACTACTACTCAATATATTTAAAAATGCAAAGAAAAGGTGTAACTATAGATGAGATTTTAGACCTTTTAGCAATTAGGATTTTAGTTCCTGAAGATATTGATTGTTATAAAGTTCTAGGATTTTTACACTTGGAGTATAAACCTCTAATATCTAGATTTAAAGATTATGTGGCAACACCAAAAGAGAACGGGTACCAAACTATCCATACAACAGTATTTTATAACTCAAAAATCTATGAAGTTCAAATTAGAACTTTTGAGATGAACAAAGTTGCAGAGTATGGTATTGCAGCACACTGGAAATATAAAAGCGGTTTAAAACATCAACCAAATTTGAACTGGCTAAAATCATTAGAGTACTCAAATGATAATGTAGAAGAGTTTTACCAAGATACAAAAGATGATTTATACGCTGAAGAGATAGTTGTATATTCACCACATGGAGACACTTTTAATCTCCCAAGAGGTTCAACCGCTTATGATTTTGCCTATGCAGTTCACACAGATGTTGGTAAAAATGCCATTGAGTGTTATATAAACAAAATTAAAAAGCCTCTTTTAACAGAACTTCATAGTTCAGATATAGTTTCAATAAAAACTGTTGATTATGCAATTCCTAGATGTTCATGGCTAGATTTAGTAAAAACAAATAGGGCAAAAAAGCAGATAAGACTTCTTTGTTCTCAAAGAATCAAAGAGATTGATGAACTAACAGGAAGAAATATAATAAATACTGTTTTTTCTAAATATATGGATAATGTAACCTCTATATACAAATTTGACTCACTTTTTAAAGTGCCTCAAATTATTGATTATTTCAAACATGTAAAGCATGAAATTGAAAAAAAGATAATTGAAGATAGAGGTTTTGTAGCAAGATTTAAAATCTACACCACAAAAATAAAGAAATTTAAATTTGATAATATGATTTTATATTCAAATTTTAGTATTAATTCTGTATCATTTGACCACTGTTGTCACCCTAAATTTGGCGATGAAATAGTAGCTTTTAGAGATGGAAACAAAGCTGTTATTCACCATAAGATGTGTGACAAAGCTTATAAAAAAATTATGAGCAATGAACAAATGCTTCTTTGTAAATGGACAAAAGATACACTCTACCAATATAAAATGGTTGTAAGCCTCCCAAATACCAAAGGCGAGCTTGCAAGATTGTTATCATATATGAGTCAATATGAAGGATATATATTATCAGTTGACTATGGTAGGGAGAGACACTCATATAGACAATATTGTGATATTGAGTTTGAAATAAATATTGCAAATGTTGAAGAGGTTAGAAAAATTATAGAGAAAAAAGCAAAAGTTATAGAGTTTTTCTCAAAAAAAGATGCATACACTAAAAAATAA